A genome region from Bufo gargarizans isolate SCDJY-AF-19 chromosome 2, ASM1485885v1, whole genome shotgun sequence includes the following:
- the LOC122926382 gene encoding cornifelin homolog: MSHPVSAQPQAMQGYVASVSPWNSEVMDCFEDMGICLCGAFVPCILASRVASDFGECCCLPFLPGTLLAMRTGIRERYHIPGTICNDCVCMTFCGLCTLCQMARELKHRA, from the exons ATGTCGCATCCAGTGAGCGCTCAGCCCCAGGCCATGCAGGGATACGTCGCCAGCGTCAGCCCGTGGAACTCCGAGGTCATGGACTGCTTCGAGGACATGGGAAtct GTCTTTGTGGAGCATTTGTCCCCTGTATTCTGGCGTCTAGGGTGGCTTCAGACTTCGGAGAGTGCTGCTGCCTGCCATTCCTGCCGGGCACTTTACTCGCCATGAGGACCGGCATCAGGGAACGATATCACATCCCG GGAACTATCTGCAATGACTGCGTGTGCATGACATTCTGCGGACTGTGCACGCTCTGTCAGATGGCCCGTGAGCTGAAACATAGGGCCTGA